The following proteins come from a genomic window of Nicotiana tomentosiformis chromosome 12, ASM39032v3, whole genome shotgun sequence:
- the LOC138902176 gene encoding uncharacterized protein — MVEADTVAEKDNQKISSRPMEKCSEMLSIAAEGCVVGEYEGVSETNRSKGEGDSLLVEGRELVPVKNLAPDSITGELPEGPDPSTQEEHYAPTWDETPCSSKEPKLQKKEELESILRKRKKEKKKKRILVKYEKVVNKKIVPHALVVDVDDEVEEELGSLVPEKSGERVVEDSGDKVVEESAEKVSKKSAYKGNSVRKSVK, encoded by the exons ATGGTAGAAGCAGATACAGTGGCGGAAAAAGACAATCAGAAAATTTCTAGTCGACCAATGGAAAAATGTTCTGAGAT GTTGTCAATCGCTGCTGAGGGCTGTGTAGTTGGTGAGTATGAAGGCGTGTCTGAAACAAATAGGTCTAAGGGGGAAGGTGATAGTCTACTGGTGGAGGGAAGGGAACTGGTGCCTGTCAAAAATCTGGCACCAGATAGTATTACTGGGGAACTTCCTGAGGGACCTGATCCATCCACACAAGAGGAGCACTatgctcctacttgggatgaaactccTTGTTCTTCTAAAGAACCCAA GTTGCAGAAGAAGGAAGAACTTGAGTCAAttttaaggaaaagaaaaaaggaaaagaagaagaagaggatatTGGTGAAATATGAAAAAGTTGTAAATAAGAAGATAGTGCCTCATGCACTAGTTGTTGATGTTGATGATGAGGTAGAAGAGGAACTTGGTTCCTTGGTTC CTGAGAAATCTGGTGAGAGAGTGGTTGAGGATTCTGGTGACAAAGTGGTTGAGGAGTCTGCTGAGAAGGTTTCCAAGAAATCTGCATACAAAGGAAATAGTGTAAGAAAATCAGTGAAGTAA